The genomic segment ACCAACGATCTGTCCCTGATCTGATAGCTCATACCATTTACCTGTCGTGCAATGCTGGGCAAATTTTGCATTGGACATTCCACATCTGGAAATTCCTTCAGGCTTATCTGCTAGAGGTAGGGCTTTGATCGGTTCACGAGTGCTGGGCATCTTGGATGTCTTTTCAGTTTTATCTTCAGAATTTATACTGTTAGTCTAATTGAACGAAGATAATGATCTACTTCTAGACCTTGGTTGATTAAACGTCTTTTTGCGCAAGGAGTTTAGTGAATTGCTCTTTTGCCTCTGCTAATCTGTTAGTCTGCCCCTCTTTGACGAGTAGTGGGAGTCCTGCAAGTTTTTTGGCTTCTTCCAGCTCTATAAACATTCTGACTAAGTTTTCTTGGGTCTTTTCTACTGTTTCTGCCCACACTTCTTGATCATCCGTCATTGTTTTGATGAGATTTGATAAAGACGAGATTTTGCTTTTATCCTCCTCTAACTTCTCCGCAATAGGTTTCTGTTTCAGGATGGAACGGCTTTGTAAAAGAACGAAGAGAAATATAGCTCCTATGAGCGCAAGGAAGAGGAAATCTGGTGGCATAGGATTGCTCGCAGACATGTTAACCATCTTTTTTTAATAGGTAATGCCCCTGCCTATATTATGGGTTACCATTTGGCGTAATCCTGTTTAAAGTGCTCACTTGCTGCATGGATGAAGGGATAAAGATTTTGACAAGGCATGATCTTTCCTCAGTCATCCTCTATGCAAAAGAGTACCGCTATCCGAGTCCTTCGTGTCTAAGATGCCTTCTATTGTGTTGCCTTTGAGGTTACGAGCGATCTCAAGGATTGAGAGAAGCAGAGGTTCGATGTGTTTGACTTGTTGCTCAAGTCGAGCGATTTCCAGGGATTGTTTAGGACTGGGTTGTTCCAAGCCCCAATGAGCGAAGTGCTGTCGGTAAATTTGGAGAAAATCTAATTCTTCCGAATAAAGGACTATGACTCGTTGCAGAGTTTCATAATCTAAGGACCGAGAATTTTGCTGAGTCTCTAGTAGGTTTTGGTGCTGATCTTGTACTTCTATGAGCATCCCATCAATCAAACTGCTGATTGAATCAATGGCACTGAGCGGTTTCCCGATGATGAATTTGGAATGATGAATGCTAGGTTGCTTGATATCAGTCATCAGAGATTTAAGTGCCTAGACAAAATAATCGGCTCTCTGGGAATTAGCGTGGTAGCCGCTAGATATAGTGTTTAGGTCAAGGCAAAAGTCTGATACCCATTGAGATCAAGCGAAATCCTTTGGAAGAGCCTTTCAATATCGAAAATACCGTAGCATCGTCTTTTTAGGACCTTAACTCGGTTGTTAAATCCTTCGACAAAGCCACTGGTCCATCCCTCCAGAAAATAGTTGGTCATCTCATCCATCCAATTGTTGACAGTGATCAGGAAACTCTCAAAATCCTTGATGTCACTTTTGAGGACTCGTTTACACCAAGCCCGGATGGCACATTTAGCTCCGTTTTTGGTGTACCTACCCTCAAATATCTGTGTCAATTCCTCTCGGAGTTTGTAGGCCTGCTTCATCTCAGGAGAATAAGCAAACACTCGCTCAAGCAACTGTTGTTCTGACTCCTGGAGATTCTCAGGCCGTTTTCGAAAGGCCCACATCGCACCTTTGATACTGTCATAGTCTTGCTTAGGGAGTTCTTGGCGTAGACGTTTGACCTCCCGTTTACGAACTGTATCGGCACAATTACGATAGGCTTTGGCCACATGAAAGCGGTCAATGACAATTTTGGATTGAGGGAGTTGTTCACGGACTGCACTGACAAATCCTTGATACATATCAGTACAAACCCGCTCAATGGTTTGGCGTAAATGAAGGGGAATCGATTTAAGGAAATTTGCAACGGTCTGTTGTTTACGGTCAGCCAGAACTGCCAATATGTCTACTCCGCCTGTGGTAGGAATCGTGATCAAAACTACAAAATCACGGTGGCCTCTTTTCAGAGAAATCTCGTCAATCCCGATAACCTTGAGGTCTAAATATTCGCTCCAGTCAACTTGACAGGCAATCCAGCGATCAATAATGCCACTGACGACACCTTCACTAACGCCTAGTTTTCTAGCAACATCTGAGACCGTTGAGTTGATCAGGATACGCAGAAGCCAATGCTCATAAGCTTTTGTATTGGGACTGCGAGGTTCATGCCATTCTAAGCGTTGAGTTGTTGTGGGATGGTCATCGCAATACCCGCATCGATAGCGCTTGGGCCGAATTTCTAAATACACTGGTACTTCGAACAATGGCATGTGACGAATTCGAAGAGCCTGATCATGGCAGTGAAGGTCAGTAATCTCATGTCCACATTTGTGGCAGGTTGTTCCTTGCAGAGTACTCTCAATTTTGATCAGCCAATCCCCTCGTTCCGTCTTCGATAGCTCTAGAACTTGAACATCGGGAAGGTTGAGGGGAATGCGAATTGAGTTATCCATGACACTCTCGTTCTGAAGTACCTCCTCAGATCATTCCATAGGAGATGACTAAGGAATAAACACTATATGTAGGGTGTCACCACGCTAATTACCGGAGAGCCAAATAATCTAGAACAACGTATCACTCAAATCTGAGGAAAGATTGAGGGTCTAATCTAGAGTCTTTATTAACAAGCTAGTCGGGGCAGCAAATCCTCCACGCCCTCCTGCCATTTATCAAACTCATCTGAATTTTTCCATAAATTCTTGAGTTCGGAGTTCTCTAAAACGATCTCAGTGACATATCTCGCCTGAGCAATCATCGTTGCTGAAGGGGCTGGTCTTCCTTCTACCCATGTCTCCACCTCCTCTGGACAATCTTCAGAAGGCTCACCCATCCAAGCCGCGACTACCTCCGCCGCAGTAATGGCAACCGCGCAGTCCTGGGTTTCGGGGGATTTGTCTATCTGATCAATGACTGTGTTGAGGGCATCGATAAGTGGGTTATTGTCAGCAGAATTCGCTAGTTCAGCTATCCAGTCTAGTGCATAGTCATTCTCAAAGATTCCTGGCCCCCAAGTACCCATAGCTCATATCCCGGTTTGGTTTAAGGACAATTTACCGTGAGAGCAAAGGATAAGCAAAGCACTACAGAAATACAATCTTATCCACAATCACCATCGGATCGGATACTCAAGCTTGCCTGTTGGGTTATTGAACTTCCTTATGGGTGCTTTCCAAACAGAGTGAAACCGCTTCAGACTCGCTTTGGTGAAATCGATTTTGTGATCTTTCAGTGTCAATTCACCGTTGGCAAAAGTTGAACCAGCGGCCCAGAGGAGACCAATAAACTCATCGCGATCTGCAATAACGGGAGAAAATTCATTCAAGTCACCATTGGTGTATATCTGAGTAATTTGTTTCACGGTGTCAGGATGTTTACGAAGTAAAGCCTGGAAATAAAGAGAGAGTAAGGGCCTTGGATTATCTAATCCAAAGATGGCGTTACAGATGCAGGTAGAGGTCGTCAACATCCAGGTAGTGATCTTATGGGGATCGGCTGTCTGATCTCGTGCCATCTCTAAGAGAAGATCAACCATATTTCTTCTGAAAGGGATATCCAGGCGAGCTTCTACATTATTCCAGGTAGCTAAGATATTAGTGGCCATTGGAAATTGAGATTGTCAGTTTCTATATATTTGGATACCCAAACTAGCCCAAAAACCTTCTAGGATTTTACTCAACAAGGCAACCGAATCAGCAGTTCCTCCACAGCCCCTTGCCATGATTCCAGGCATCTAAATCTTGCCAAATCCCTTTGAGTCCAGACTCAGCCTGAATTACCTCAATCGCCTGTTAAGCTTGAGCGATTCTCGTTGCTGTGGGAGCTGGCCGCTCTTCTGCCCAAAGCCATGTCTCAGATTGGATAAGGATAATTTACCGTGATTGCAGGGAATAGGCTAAGGGACGCAATGTTTCCAGTCCGAATTGCACGGTCCTTCAAAACATTCACATTTTTGCTGACCATCTAGACCACTAATGCATCTAGACATCTATACCCAGTTCTAGCAAGTTAGGATAAAGCTGAGTGCTACATCTCCAAAAGCCAAATACAGCTTCCTGGGTTGTGTGACGTGGATAAGTTAAGGATGAGAATATGGAACTGCTCTCTATTGAAACCACTCCTAGCCCAAATTGCATCAAACTTAACTTGAATGAATTGATTAGCACCAAAGCACTGACATTACAGAACGGTGTAGATTCGACAGCGGCCCCGGTGGTGGCTCAACAGTTGTTAGCCATTGAGTTTGTCCAATCTGTCTTTCTTGTCCAGGATTTCATTACCCTAACTCGCAAGGGGAATTCAGATTGGCAGACTATTTTGGCGAAGGCTGCTCAGATCATAGGGATCTCGGAGGAAGCTGATTCAACGCTGCTAGCTCAGGTTTCACAGCCCCAAGAATCTGCGGCAATCAACAGTCCCTCACATCCCCCTTCAGATTTAGGTCATGTTGAGGCCGCGATTCAGATGTTCCGGGGTATTCCAGTGCAAGTGCGGGTAACTTCTGCCGATGGTCAGCAAGCACGGGTCGCTCTACCAGAACGATTTAACCAAGCCCTGCAACGGGCGATTGGGACGACTCAAGCAGATTATATTGCAGAGCGTCGTTGGGAACCGTATCAATCCCCAGCAGGTCCCGCTGATGAAGTTGCACAACAAGTTGCAGAAGAGATTGCTAGCCTGATTGATATAGAGGAATTAGCTCGTCTGGAGGCTGTTGCTATTTCCAATGTCTCTACAACAGAATCGTTGAACACAGCCTCAGTACAACAAACCCTCTTGTCTGAGCTGAGTCACTCGAACTGGAAACATCGGCTCAAGGCTCTCCAACAAATTGAGGTGACCCCAGCGACTTTTCCTGCTGTAGTGTCTGTCCTTAATGATGACCAGAGCACCGTACGTCGTTGGGCAGCAGCGCTTTTAGGTGCCAGTGGCATGAGTGTTGCGGTGGAGCCTTTAGGTCAGGTCATCCTTGGCGATTCTTCTGCTATGGTGCGTCGGATTGCAGGGGATGCCTTAAGTGATTTAGGGAATAATACTGCCATGCCAACGATGTGTCAGGCTCTAGCAGATTCCTCAAAGTTGGTTCGTTGGCGAGCGGCCCGGTTTCTGAATGAAATGGGAGATCAAACTGCTGTTGATGCTTTACACCATGCGGTTGAAATCGAAGCAGAATTTGATGTGCGTGTGGAGATGATGGCTGCACTGGAGCGGATTCAGGGGGGTGGTGAAACGCAATTACCAATGTGGATGCGGATTACGCAAGGATAGGCTTTGAAGATTACGTGACCAACGCCAATCGTCATCTTTGGTACCTGTTGGTCTTTCGAGTCGGTTCTTTCCAAATCGATCTAAATCGCTTTAAACCTTTCCTGTTGATATTGATCTCGTCGTCTATCAGCTTAAGTTCATCGTTGGCAAAGGTTGAACCAGCAGCCCAGAGGACATTTGTGAATTCGTCGTGTTTAAAATTAGAGGGAACGAATTTCACCAGTTCATCATTGGAAAATATTTCATAAATTTCCTTCATAGTGTCAGGATACTGAGCCTCTAGTGCCTGGCTGTAAAGCGAGAGCAAGGGCGTGGGATTATCAGTTCCAAAAATGGCATAGCAAATACATGTGGAGGTCGTCACCATCCAGGTTGCAATCTTGCGTGGATCAGTGGTGCGATCTCGGGCCATCTCCAAAACGAGATCAACCATGTTTTGTCTGAAAGGAATATCCAGACGAGTCTCTAGGTTTTTCCAGACGGCTAGGGTATTTGGATCCATCGTCAATCCTCTAGAATTGCCATCTGACTCCATTCCAGAATAGTTCACTGTGGTTGTTGCAGAGGATAAGCTAAGTGATACAGGTTTGCGATATTCAAAATCCTCGGCATCCGATTCTCACACTTTCGTATCAATTTCAGGTACGAGTTCCCTCTCAAGCCTTCACCTGGAAACTACCTGGTTTTGGGCTGTTCTGGGGCTGGCTTTGGGGTGTCTAGAGTCTTTGCTGTGGCTAGTTGGGATGTCCTGGCTCTGGTGGGGTGGAGGTCACCAAGAGTTGAAGTATGCAAACTAATCAAACCAGCATCAGCACCTAATAGAGATAGTAAGTAGACTCACTCCCCCCAGTAGGTTAGTTTTTCAATAGGATGGTTCTCTGTGTTACCCACGAAAATATCAGCATCGTTCATAAAAGCTGGATGAGGTGTACCAAGCTCATATA from the Acaryochloris marina S15 genome contains:
- a CDS encoding virulence factor; translated protein: MELLSIETTPSPNCIKLNLNELISTKALTLQNGVDSTAAPVVAQQLLAIEFVQSVFLVQDFITLTRKGNSDWQTILAKAAQIIGISEEADSTLLAQVSQPQESAAINSPSHPPSDLGHVEAAIQMFRGIPVQVRVTSADGQQARVALPERFNQALQRAIGTTQADYIAERRWEPYQSPAGPADEVAQQVAEEIASLIDIEELARLEAVAISNVSTTESLNTASVQQTLLSELSHSNWKHRLKALQQIEVTPATFPAVVSVLNDDQSTVRRWAAALLGASGMSVAVEPLGQVILGDSSAMVRRIAGDALSDLGNNTAMPTMCQALADSSKLVRWRAARFLNEMGDQTAVDALHHAVEIEAEFDVRVEMMAALERIQGGGETQLPMWMRITQG
- a CDS encoding DUF4259 domain-containing protein, with product MGTWGPGIFENDYALDWIAELANSADNNPLIDALNTVIDQIDKSPETQDCAVAITAAEVVAAWMGEPSEDCPEEVETWVEGRPAPSATMIAQARYVTEIVLENSELKNLWKNSDEFDKWQEGVEDLLPRLAC
- a CDS encoding ISL3 family transposase, which codes for MDNSIRIPLNLPDVQVLELSKTERGDWLIKIESTLQGTTCHKCGHEITDLHCHDQALRIRHMPLFEVPVYLEIRPKRYRCGYCDDHPTTTQRLEWHEPRSPNTKAYEHWLLRILINSTVSDVARKLGVSEGVVSGIIDRWIACQVDWSEYLDLKVIGIDEISLKRGHRDFVVLITIPTTGGVDILAVLADRKQQTVANFLKSIPLHLRQTIERVCTDMYQGFVSAVREQLPQSKIVIDRFHVAKAYRNCADTVRKREVKRLRQELPKQDYDSIKGAMWAFRKRPENLQESEQQLLERVFAYSPEMKQAYKLREELTQIFEGRYTKNGAKCAIRAWCKRVLKSDIKDFESFLITVNNWMDEMTNYFLEGWTSGFVEGFNNRVKVLKRRCYGIFDIERLFQRISLDLNGYQTFALT